One window of the Nicotiana tabacum cultivar K326 chromosome 4, ASM71507v2, whole genome shotgun sequence genome contains the following:
- the LOC107785714 gene encoding glucuronoxylan 4-O-methyltransferase 3 — protein sequence MRSKSQSPINLKLILIVFFLVFLLFLVLRSTFSPSSPQQTQSSSLIHPSNSSEDQETTEDKPSSSSIACPLTQTCNKISPSLANALVHYATSNVTPQQTSKEISVSLRVLEKKSPCNFLVFGLGHDSLMWTALNHNGRTVFLEEDKSWIEQIQSQLPNLESHHIIYDTRITQADELMEIGMSNEDCKKVTDPRFSKCQLALKGLPKEVLEIDWDLIMVDAPTGWHDGAPGRMSAIYTAGLIARNKENGETDVFVHDVDRVVEDQFSKAFLCEGYLVEQEGRIRHFNIPSHKARLGRTFCP from the coding sequence ATGAGATCCAAAAGCCAAAGCCCCATTAATCTTAAGCTCATTCTCATTGtttttttcttagtttttctACTCTTTTTAGTACTTAGATCAACTTTTTCACCTTCTTCTCCTCAGCAAACTCAATCATCATCTTTAATTCACCCTTCAAACTCATCAGAAGATCAAGAAACTACTGAAGATAAGCCCTCCTCTTCTTCAATAGCTTGTCCTTTAACACAAACATGCAACAAAATCTCCCCATCATTAGCAAATGCTTTAGTCCACTATGCAACTTCAAATGTAACCCCACAACAAACAAGCAAAGAAATCTCAGTTTCCTTAAGAGTTCTTGAAAAAAAATCCCCTTGCAATTTCTTGGTCTTTGGCTTAGGTCATGACAGTTTAATGTGGACAGCACTTAACCACAACGGCCGCACAGTttttcttgaagaagacaaatcTTGGATAGAGCAAATACAAAGCCAATTACCAAATCTTGAATCACACCATATTATCTATGATACAAGAATAACTCAAGCTGATGAACTAATGGAAATTGGAATGAGCAATGAAGATTGCAAGAAAGTAACAGATCCAAGATTTTCCAAATGCCAACTTGCTTTAAAGGGGTTGCCAAAAGAAGTATTGGAAATTGATTGGGATTTAATTATGGTTGATGCACCAACTGGTTGGCATGATGGAGCTCCAGGTAGAATGAGTGCAATTTACACGGCTGGTTTGATTGCTAGGAATAAAGAAAATGGAGAAACTGATGTGTTTGTACATGATGTTGATAGAGTTGTTGAAGATCAATTTTCAAAGGCTTTTCTTTGTGAAGGGTATTTGGTTGAACAAGAGGGGAGGATTAGGCACTTCAATATTCCTAGTCATAAGGCACGTTTGGGTAGAACTTTTTGTCCTTAA